In Pseudomonadota bacterium, the sequence TTGATTATCGTAAATATTATTGTGGCATAACACAGAGTTGAGCCAGAGCCCGATTTTTGGGCGATTGGCTCCGACGGCTTGTTCGCTCATAATATTTTCTTCAAGTCTTCTGAGGTTATCTCGCAGTCACGCATGATTTGAGCTAAAAGTCCACGTCCGATTGTCTCACCTGGATGCACAGGAACCACAGTACACCTTCCGTCCGAGTGCTGAAGGAAGTTGTGACTGCCTTTACTTCGAACCACCTCAAAGCCTATCTTTTTTAGGGTTTTAATGAGATGCTTACCGGTGATAGCAGGAAAACTACTCACGCAGTAACCGCCACACGTTGAACACCAATAAACTCAGTAGCTGCAGGTTGTTCCACTTCGAGGCAGAGTTCAATGGCTTCCTTGACTCTTTTCATTAGCACATCAAGTGATTTTGCCTGTGTGTGGCACCCTCGTAATATAGGCACTGTTGCAACAAAGTACCCATCCTCATCTTTCTCAATAACAACACTGAATTCTCTATTCATTTCAAGAACCTCCATTTCTTATAATACCATAGAGAAAGAATTACTTCATCTTCTATTCAAAGCGAATAAGAAAAATCAGCGGTGGCTATCGGCTATCCGCTGGATTGATTTGTTATGCGATTTCTTTTGTTTTTTTATGATCTCAGATAAAGACCTCAATGCGTGATTTACCGAATCGTGATCAGGGAAAAATTTTACAACATCAGGCTCGATGACCACGACGTTAGTTCCCTCACTA encodes:
- a CDS encoding type II toxin-antitoxin system HicA family toxin encodes the protein MSSFPAITGKHLIKTLKKIGFEVVRSKGSHNFLQHSDGRCTVVPVHPGETIGRGLLAQIMRDCEITSEDLKKIL
- a CDS encoding type II toxin-antitoxin system HicB family antitoxin → MNREFSVVIEKDEDGYFVATVPILRGCHTQAKSLDVLMKRVKEAIELCLEVEQPAATEFIGVQRVAVTA